A part of Hymenobacter swuensis DY53 genomic DNA contains:
- a CDS encoding glycoside hydrolase family 43 protein, which yields MKNRFFLLLVFLLIALATTDLRAQNPIIRDVFTADPAPLVYRDTLFLYTSHDTASVQETNYKMPDWRIYSTTDMVHWKDYGTRLSPRLFAWATGDAYAAQCVYHKGKFYWFISTFHQKDDNSQGGAAIGVAVSDRPTGPFTDAIGKALITNEMTKDLPHAWDDIDPTVFVDDDQQVYLYWGNGSCRWVRLKDSMTALAGPITTFTPQNYIEGPWVYKRRKLYYLVYASAGTKPEMIEYCTAPSATGPWTYRGIIQQNVLNSFTTHPGIIDYKGQSYFFYHNGALPTGGSYRRSICVDDLRYNPDGTIQPIVQTTTGVAPIK from the coding sequence ATGAAGAATAGGTTTTTCCTCCTACTCGTATTCCTGCTCATCGCGTTGGCAACTACCGATTTGCGAGCGCAGAATCCTATTATCCGTGACGTATTCACGGCCGACCCGGCCCCGCTGGTGTACCGTGACACGCTGTTTCTGTATACCAGCCACGACACAGCGTCGGTGCAGGAAACCAACTACAAAATGCCGGACTGGCGCATCTACTCCACCACCGATATGGTGCACTGGAAGGACTACGGCACCCGCCTCTCGCCCCGCCTCTTTGCCTGGGCTACCGGCGACGCCTACGCGGCACAGTGCGTGTACCACAAGGGCAAGTTCTACTGGTTTATATCTACGTTTCACCAGAAGGATGATAATAGTCAGGGCGGGGCGGCCATCGGCGTGGCCGTCTCGGACCGGCCTACCGGCCCGTTCACAGATGCCATTGGCAAAGCACTCATCACAAACGAGATGACCAAGGACCTGCCGCACGCCTGGGATGACATTGACCCCACCGTTTTTGTGGACGACGACCAGCAGGTGTACCTGTACTGGGGCAACGGTAGCTGCCGGTGGGTGAGGCTCAAGGATAGTATGACGGCGCTGGCCGGCCCCATTACCACCTTCACCCCCCAAAACTACATCGAAGGCCCGTGGGTGTACAAGCGCCGGAAGCTCTACTACCTCGTGTACGCCAGCGCCGGCACCAAGCCCGAAATGATTGAGTACTGCACGGCTCCCAGCGCCACCGGGCCGTGGACGTACCGTGGTATCATCCAGCAAAATGTACTCAACAGCTTCACCACGCACCCTGGCATCATCGACTACAAGGGCCAGAGCTATTTCTTCTACCACAATGGCGCGCTGCCCACCGGTGGCAGCTACCGGCGCTCCATCTGCGTGGATGACTTGCGCTACAACCCGGATGGGACCATTCAGCCCATCGTGCAGACCACCACGGGCGTAGCACCCATCAAATAG
- a CDS encoding Dabb family protein: MNTSASPALFVHHVLFYMPAGASAADKAMLLEGLQKLARIPSIKLAHIGTPAQTSREVIERTYAYSWLCLFDNAEQEADYQQHPIHDAFRQHYAAYWEKVVIYDALGPVMS; encoded by the coding sequence ATGAATACCTCTGCCTCACCCGCCCTGTTTGTACACCACGTGTTGTTTTACATGCCCGCCGGCGCCAGCGCGGCAGACAAGGCCATGCTGCTGGAAGGACTGCAGAAGCTGGCTCGCATCCCGTCCATCAAGTTGGCGCATATCGGCACCCCAGCCCAGACAAGCCGCGAGGTAATTGAACGCACCTACGCGTACTCCTGGCTCTGCCTGTTCGACAATGCAGAACAAGAAGCAGACTATCAGCAGCACCCGATTCACGACGCGTTTCGGCAACACTACGCGGCTTACTGGGAGAAAGTGGTCATTTACGATGCCCTGGGACCCGTTATGAGCTAA
- a CDS encoding replication initiation protein, producing the protein MPIVPASSAALYPRAYQANALVRAPLKLTHVEARIFALALGCIHQDQTELPGISIPLSRVMTQKKGGSVYETIRDACKSLMSKVVSIEAQTGNKKRFTAYSIISYIDLNEGSGFLTGNFAPEIKPFLLQLAEQYTHVEIETLLTLKSAHAHRLYWLLKSWDDVGLWEVDFETLRKQVLGDDNDVTYTLFYDFKRYVLEPALRELHSLGWVVSYQPVKEGKKVKSVRFTIPKPLAQLGEEGLPEQAVRNGTGARTRTGEKQMSLALTAELPTLQQRIVTRLQKLRMTVAQIQHVLAFIGDDEVRIAKLMKVTHPLLRDFEAGNKVFDNLGGAAINLLKTEFPGLYQTLK; encoded by the coding sequence ATGCCTATAGTGCCTGCTTCGTCTGCTGCCCTCTATCCCCGCGCTTACCAGGCCAATGCCCTAGTACGAGCACCCCTGAAGCTGACGCACGTGGAGGCGCGCATCTTCGCCCTGGCGCTCGGGTGTATTCACCAGGACCAGACGGAGCTGCCCGGTATCTCCATTCCCCTGAGCCGGGTAATGACGCAGAAGAAGGGGGGAAGCGTGTACGAAACCATCCGCGACGCCTGCAAAAGCCTCATGTCCAAGGTCGTCAGCATAGAGGCGCAGACCGGCAACAAAAAGCGCTTTACCGCCTATTCCATCATCAGCTACATTGATCTGAACGAGGGCTCGGGGTTTCTGACGGGCAACTTCGCCCCGGAAATCAAACCCTTCCTGCTACAGCTGGCGGAGCAGTACACCCATGTGGAGATTGAGACCCTGCTCACGCTCAAGTCCGCCCATGCCCACCGGTTGTACTGGCTGCTCAAGTCCTGGGATGACGTAGGCCTGTGGGAAGTGGACTTTGAAACGCTGCGCAAGCAGGTGCTGGGCGATGACAACGATGTCACCTACACGCTTTTCTACGACTTTAAGCGGTACGTGCTGGAGCCCGCCCTGCGGGAGCTGCACTCTCTGGGCTGGGTAGTCAGCTACCAGCCCGTCAAGGAGGGCAAGAAGGTTAAGAGCGTACGCTTCACCATTCCCAAGCCCCTGGCCCAGCTAGGGGAGGAGGGGCTGCCCGAGCAGGCTGTGCGAAACGGCACCGGCGCCAGAACCCGGACCGGGGAAAAGCAGATGAGCCTCGCCCTGACCGCTGAGCTGCCCACGTTGCAGCAGCGCATTGTGACCCGCTTGCAGAAGCTCCGGATGACGGTTGCCCAGATTCAGCACGTGCTGGCCTTCATCGGTGACGACGAAGTGCGCATCGCCAAGCTCATGAAGGTGACTCACCCGCTGCTGCGGGACTTTGAGGCTGGCAACAAGGTATTCGATAATCTCGGTGGTGCCGCCATTAACCTGCTAAAAACGGAGTTTCCGGGGCTGTATCAAACGCTCAAGTAA
- a CDS encoding ParA family protein, whose amino-acid sequence MSKVISFATQKGGSGKSTLALVLAAPLATEYGLRIAVLDCDYQQSIVKTREQVDAANFAKLREANPDAQYPYDVYPWQLSRIFDFIDNPEHTYDLIIIDVPGRADGDDVFNALTACDAVIVPLVSDYLDRASTAEFMTILEAIKKAADDAQIDFQYYGLPTKRVAGQREEKEMDEYIDGLGLSRFNSYLGHRKAYTRASTLYSLLNPAWARYAGGTKDTSDEIRRVCEELIERLGLPDRRATAATSVSTVSSSAK is encoded by the coding sequence ATGTCCAAGGTTATCAGCTTTGCCACCCAGAAGGGGGGCTCCGGTAAATCCACCCTGGCCCTCGTGCTGGCCGCCCCGCTGGCCACCGAGTACGGCCTGCGCATCGCCGTCCTGGACTGCGACTACCAGCAGAGCATCGTTAAGACCCGCGAGCAGGTGGACGCCGCCAACTTTGCCAAGCTGCGCGAAGCCAACCCCGACGCCCAGTACCCCTACGACGTGTACCCCTGGCAGCTCAGCCGGATCTTCGACTTCATTGACAACCCCGAGCACACCTACGACCTGATTATCATCGACGTGCCAGGCCGCGCCGACGGCGACGACGTGTTCAACGCCCTCACGGCCTGCGACGCGGTGATTGTGCCTCTGGTGTCAGATTACCTGGACCGGGCCTCCACGGCCGAGTTCATGACCATCCTGGAAGCCATCAAGAAGGCAGCCGACGACGCGCAGATTGACTTTCAGTACTACGGCCTGCCCACCAAGCGCGTGGCGGGGCAGCGGGAGGAAAAAGAGATGGACGAGTACATCGACGGGCTGGGACTTTCCCGCTTCAACTCCTACCTGGGCCACCGCAAGGCCTACACCCGGGCCTCCACGCTCTACAGCCTGCTTAACCCGGCCTGGGCGCGCTACGCGGGCGGCACCAAGGACACCAGCGACGAAATCCGCCGGGTCTGCGAGGAGCTCATCGAGCGCCTAGGCCTGCCCGACCGCCGCGCCACAGCCGCTACATCAGTATCCACCGTTTCCTCCTCCGCGAAATAA
- a CDS encoding BfmA/BtgA family mobilization protein: MSTELRKRVTLDNNAHRKAEAAAAEVGASLGVYASAAVEYFATRGLDPRETEAREGQLIMQQIKKLGDRVFGLLQEQERTLLTAMLEEMLRTRITLERVLRLNEMLVGNLNAQLETRSEAQLQRQQQALQLLRQRNEEAVEKQVKEALEAAQKVGPRTRSNPAEAAAEQGPQGR; the protein is encoded by the coding sequence ATGAGCACGGAGCTACGCAAGCGGGTCACCCTGGACAACAACGCCCACCGGAAAGCCGAGGCGGCCGCGGCAGAAGTCGGTGCCAGCCTGGGCGTGTACGCCAGCGCGGCGGTGGAATACTTTGCTACCCGGGGCCTGGACCCCCGCGAGACGGAGGCCCGGGAGGGGCAACTCATCATGCAACAGATAAAGAAGCTCGGGGACCGGGTATTCGGGTTACTGCAGGAGCAGGAGCGCACATTGCTCACGGCCATGCTGGAGGAGATGCTGCGCACCCGCATCACGCTGGAACGGGTGTTGCGCCTGAATGAGATGCTGGTGGGCAACCTCAACGCGCAACTCGAAACGCGCAGTGAAGCGCAGCTGCAACGGCAGCAGCAGGCCCTGCAGCTGCTACGGCAACGCAACGAGGAAGCTGTGGAAAAACAGGTAAAAGAAGCCTTGGAAGCAGCCCAAAAAGTAGGACCGCGCACGCGCAGCAACCCGGCTGAAGCGGCAGCAGAGCAGGGGCCGCAGGGTAGATAA
- a CDS encoding DUF5712 family protein, with product MNPKTHGKAAYTNTGSSAQTLQYLQHEAVGEGRPATFFSGDADALSAAQVQQAINTNVKGLQAGEAKFYSLVLSPSEQELAHISSDPEKLRAYTRQVMQQYAQNFALPGGRQLSSQDIVWSAVLHQDRTHRGTDPEVVAGTAKVGEKRACRQAHVHVIVSARDAEQKLTLNPGGRRQWFDLMRWQAAAGRQFEQQFGHVAQAHEKLRPKGTRQRDPSYDASRLEKIARRVARINLLVPREQHLAPDTVQSIALARQFDKTFYRMLTRVEERARDGRPIDNALQLLRMGREQAAAPQRQAITALHAVQHLVRRARQATQDERTEHVAEKPGRRGAELDIEM from the coding sequence ATTAATCCCAAAACACACGGCAAAGCCGCGTATACCAACACCGGCAGCAGCGCGCAGACGCTCCAATACCTGCAGCACGAAGCGGTAGGGGAGGGGCGGCCGGCCACGTTCTTCAGCGGTGATGCGGACGCATTGAGCGCCGCGCAAGTGCAGCAGGCTATTAACACCAACGTGAAAGGCCTGCAGGCCGGCGAGGCCAAATTTTACTCTCTGGTGCTGAGCCCGAGCGAGCAGGAACTGGCCCACATCAGCAGCGACCCGGAGAAGCTCAGGGCCTACACCCGGCAAGTGATGCAGCAGTACGCGCAGAATTTTGCCTTGCCCGGCGGCCGGCAGCTAAGCAGCCAGGACATCGTCTGGAGCGCCGTGCTGCACCAGGACCGTACCCACCGGGGCACCGACCCGGAAGTTGTGGCCGGCACGGCCAAAGTAGGGGAGAAGCGGGCGTGCCGACAGGCCCACGTGCACGTCATCGTCAGCGCCCGCGACGCCGAGCAGAAGCTAACTCTCAACCCCGGCGGGCGCCGGCAGTGGTTTGACTTGATGCGCTGGCAGGCCGCGGCGGGCCGGCAGTTTGAGCAGCAATTTGGCCACGTGGCCCAGGCGCACGAGAAGCTAAGGCCCAAAGGTACCCGGCAGCGGGACCCCAGCTACGACGCGAGCCGGCTGGAAAAGATTGCCAGGCGCGTGGCGCGCATCAACCTGCTGGTGCCCCGCGAGCAGCACCTAGCGCCAGACACGGTGCAGAGCATTGCGTTGGCCCGGCAGTTTGACAAGACCTTTTACCGCATGCTGACCCGGGTTGAGGAGCGGGCCCGTGATGGCCGCCCCATCGACAACGCTTTGCAGTTACTGCGCATGGGCCGCGAGCAGGCCGCTGCCCCGCAGCGTCAGGCCATTACCGCCCTGCACGCGGTGCAGCATCTGGTACGCCGTGCCCGGCAGGCCACCCAGGACGAGCGCACTGAGCACGTGGCCGAGAAGCCTGGCCGCCGCGGCGCGGAGCTGGACATCGAGATGTGA
- a CDS encoding type IV secretory system conjugative DNA transfer family protein: protein MLCIGNDPTLKETFSPVVSCIITVAIKLMNQQHKHRSYVLLDEGATVYVPGLELLPATARSNQVVTIYMTQDLAQMTDAYGPEKMKVMVSNLNNQFFGKVNSLDTAKFISELVGREDKLIHSTSAGKSQGGGGGRGSHSSNLSTSYQERSLVRVQDAIGLQQGEFIGQTVETERTFFQGVISRADATQERFPLHPVATFGTGEEDGGAALSAVVQENYRRVQQQIKETVALQVNTLAGGLEGDR, encoded by the coding sequence CTGTTATGCATCGGCAACGACCCGACGCTGAAGGAAACCTTCTCGCCAGTAGTCAGCTGCATCATCACCGTAGCCATCAAGCTCATGAACCAGCAGCACAAGCACCGCAGCTACGTACTGCTCGACGAGGGCGCCACGGTGTACGTGCCGGGGCTGGAACTGCTGCCGGCCACTGCGCGCAGCAACCAGGTGGTCACCATCTACATGACCCAGGATTTGGCGCAAATGACCGACGCGTATGGGCCTGAAAAGATGAAGGTGATGGTCTCTAACCTGAACAACCAGTTTTTTGGCAAGGTCAACTCGCTCGACACGGCTAAGTTCATCTCCGAGCTCGTGGGCCGGGAAGATAAGCTCATCCACAGCACCAGCGCCGGCAAGAGCCAGGGCGGGGGCGGCGGGCGCGGCAGCCACAGCTCCAACCTGAGCACCAGCTACCAGGAGCGCAGCCTAGTGCGGGTGCAGGACGCCATCGGCCTGCAGCAGGGCGAGTTTATCGGGCAGACCGTGGAAACCGAGCGCACCTTCTTCCAGGGCGTCATCTCCCGGGCCGATGCTACCCAGGAGCGCTTTCCGCTGCACCCGGTGGCCACGTTTGGAACCGGCGAAGAGGACGGCGGCGCCGCGTTGTCGGCCGTGGTGCAGGAAAACTACCGGCGGGTGCAGCAGCAGATCAAAGAAACCGTGGCCCTGCAGGTAAACACGCTAGCCGGAGGACTCGAAGGCGACCGGTAA
- a CDS encoding DinB family protein, translated as MSTETLIALFRRDLARLRREIELYNQEHRLWLTAGAIPNSAGNLCLHLLGNLNTYIGQQLGRTGYVRERELEFSLRHVPRAELLLRIDQTSEMVTATLASLPAASLPAEYPLLVLEHKTSTEYLLIHLATHLTYHLGQINYHRRLLDHVSDQ; from the coding sequence ATGAGCACTGAAACCTTGATTGCTTTGTTCCGCCGGGATTTGGCGCGCCTGCGCCGGGAGATTGAACTCTATAACCAGGAGCACCGGCTGTGGCTGACTGCCGGAGCCATCCCTAATTCCGCGGGCAACCTGTGCCTGCACCTGTTGGGTAACCTGAACACCTACATCGGCCAGCAGCTCGGTCGCACCGGCTACGTGCGGGAGCGGGAGTTGGAGTTTTCGCTGCGTCACGTGCCCCGGGCAGAGCTGCTGCTGCGCATCGATCAGACAAGCGAGATGGTTACCGCCACCCTGGCCAGCCTGCCGGCGGCCTCCTTGCCGGCAGAATACCCCCTGCTGGTACTCGAGCACAAGACCTCTACCGAGTACCTGCTCATCCACTTGGCCACGCACCTAACCTACCACCTGGGCCAAATCAACTATCACCGCCGTCTGCTCGACCACGTTTCTGACCAATGA
- a CDS encoding PhzF family phenazine biosynthesis protein, translating into MQTYFVDSFTTTRFAGNPAAVCLPAHELSAATMQQVAREIGFSETAFLRPAATGSGYRIRFFTPKQEIPLCGHATLAAAKVLFETTGRRQALFVNHAGIELPCEQAEDSIRMRFPVYPTEALPVPAAVLQALGLATCLAARYSQRNKIILLEIASAAALAELQPDFEALLRAYDGINGVLVTAPGDTPAYDFHYRYFWPWAGTNEDPVTGGVHTFLTKYWADKLGKPHLRAFQSSLRTGHMRTELLADGVHIYGEAVLVLAGTFYLEPHEH; encoded by the coding sequence ATGCAGACCTACTTCGTCGACTCCTTCACCACCACGCGGTTCGCAGGGAATCCGGCCGCCGTCTGCCTGCCCGCGCATGAGCTGAGCGCGGCTACCATGCAGCAGGTTGCCCGGGAGATTGGCTTTTCCGAAACCGCTTTCCTCCGTCCCGCTGCTACCGGGTCCGGCTATCGTATCCGATTCTTCACGCCCAAGCAGGAAATTCCCCTGTGCGGGCACGCTACCCTGGCGGCGGCGAAAGTCCTGTTTGAAACGACCGGCCGGCGGCAGGCGCTGTTTGTTAACCACGCCGGCATAGAACTGCCGTGCGAGCAGGCAGAAGACAGCATCCGTATGCGCTTTCCAGTCTACCCAACTGAAGCATTACCGGTGCCCGCGGCGGTGCTGCAAGCGCTGGGACTCGCCACATGCCTTGCTGCCCGCTACAGCCAGCGCAACAAAATCATCCTCCTCGAAATCGCCAGCGCCGCAGCCTTGGCTGAGCTGCAACCGGACTTTGAAGCGTTACTCCGCGCCTACGACGGTATCAACGGCGTATTGGTCACGGCTCCGGGCGACACGCCCGCGTACGACTTTCACTACCGTTACTTCTGGCCCTGGGCCGGTACCAACGAAGACCCGGTCACGGGCGGGGTGCATACCTTTTTGACCAAGTATTGGGCCGATAAGCTGGGAAAGCCTCACCTGCGGGCTTTCCAGTCGTCCCTGCGCACCGGCCATATGCGTACCGAGCTGCTGGCTGACGGCGTGCATATTTACGGGGAGGCCGTACTTGTCCTGGCCGGTACATTTTACTTGGAGCCGCATGAGCACTGA
- a CDS encoding S41 family peptidase, which produces MVGSHPIRAVLGSAAFLHLDRDQKAEPLAQLGRGEGGDPVVAVLTDTLTASSGEAVAVAFKARKHTRSFGAGTCGVSTGRSRFDLSDGSVLLLTTAVFADRRLVRYGHSIAPDEPLKPAEVVPRATRWIREEYQAKN; this is translated from the coding sequence GTGGTGGGTAGCCACCCAATTAGGGCGGTACTTGGTAGTGCCGCCTTCCTGCACCTGGATCGAGACCAGAAAGCGGAACCGCTCGCGCAGCTCGGTCGCGGTGAGGGGGGCGATCCGGTAGTGGCCGTGCTGACCGATACCCTAACGGCCAGCTCGGGCGAGGCCGTTGCGGTCGCCTTCAAAGCCCGAAAGCACACGAGAAGCTTTGGGGCGGGCACGTGCGGGGTATCGACCGGCAGAAGCCGCTTTGACTTGTCCGATGGGTCCGTTCTCCTGCTGACAACTGCCGTGTTCGCTGACCGCCGCCTGGTACGGTATGGCCACTCCATCGCCCCCGACGAGCCGCTCAAGCCAGCCGAAGTAGTGCCGCGAGCCACTCGCTGGATTAGAGAAGAATACCAAGCGAAGAACTAA
- a CDS encoding nuclear transport factor 2 family protein codes for MNPNEDLITAAYAAFNARNLPAVLATLHPQVRWSRAWEGDYATGHEEVRQYWQRQWQELDPHVEPTRIRELADGRLEVAVHQVVRDKQGNLLFEGPVKHLYTIREGLLQQLDIEQG; via the coding sequence ATGAACCCTAATGAAGACCTCATTACCGCAGCGTACGCGGCATTCAACGCGCGCAACCTGCCGGCGGTCCTGGCCACGCTCCATCCGCAGGTGCGCTGGTCCAGGGCCTGGGAAGGCGATTACGCCACGGGCCACGAAGAGGTGCGACAATACTGGCAGCGCCAGTGGCAGGAGCTGGATCCACACGTCGAGCCAACGCGCATACGCGAGCTGGCCGACGGTCGCCTGGAGGTAGCCGTGCACCAAGTCGTACGGGATAAACAGGGAAACCTGCTTTTCGAGGGCCCGGTAAAGCACCTGTACACCATCCGGGAGGGTTTGCTGCAGCAACTGGACATCGAGCAAGGGTAA
- a CDS encoding DUF2254 domain-containing protein has translation MNRLRALWQNLNASLWFVPTLMVAGALLLAFGLVIIEPRLNLDGLRNYLLLFGAGADGARGMLTAIAGSMITVAGLIFSLTLSTLAQVSSQYTSRVLRNFMRDRTNQVVLGFFVSIFAYCLIVLRTIRGGDEGRFIPSLAVGMGLMLALLSIGVLIFFIHHMASSLQAATIVGNAATETEAAIARLFPDELGEQASAAETQHLLRQADQLTWHPVRATATGYVQSIDEDGVLALACTLRGVVRLEHGIGGFVARGEVLAAVASYEGRPVAQPADLTIQVNDLFGCGGQRTIEQDAGFGLRQIVDIALKALSPGINDTTTAIICIDHLGALLALLASRRLPGPLRAADDEDQVRVVAVRPTFGQFAASAFDQIRSSADGNVGVYLRLLKSLATVGQRTQLPERRLALRQQAELVGEAAQRTLATAYEKDQVRERLAQLLPQLA, from the coding sequence ATGAACCGACTTCGCGCCCTGTGGCAAAACCTGAACGCGAGCCTCTGGTTCGTGCCCACGCTGATGGTGGCCGGCGCGCTGCTGCTGGCCTTCGGGCTGGTAATTATCGAGCCCCGTCTGAACCTGGACGGCCTGCGCAACTACCTTTTGCTGTTCGGGGCCGGGGCCGATGGCGCGCGCGGGATGCTCACGGCCATTGCGGGGTCGATGATAACGGTGGCGGGCCTGATTTTCTCGCTGACGTTGAGCACCCTGGCCCAGGTATCGAGCCAGTACACTTCGCGGGTACTGCGCAACTTCATGCGCGACCGGACCAACCAAGTGGTGCTGGGCTTTTTCGTGAGCATTTTCGCCTATTGCCTCATTGTGCTGCGCACTATCCGGGGCGGCGACGAGGGCCGGTTTATTCCCTCCCTGGCCGTGGGCATGGGGCTGATGCTGGCCCTGCTGAGCATCGGGGTGCTGATTTTCTTTATTCACCACATGGCCTCCTCCCTGCAGGCGGCCACCATCGTGGGCAATGCGGCCACCGAAACGGAAGCCGCCATTGCGCGCCTCTTTCCCGACGAGCTGGGCGAGCAGGCCAGTGCGGCCGAAACGCAACACCTGCTCCGGCAGGCCGACCAGCTAACCTGGCACCCGGTGCGCGCCACCGCCACCGGCTACGTGCAAAGCATTGACGAGGACGGCGTGCTTGCCCTGGCCTGCACGCTGCGGGGCGTGGTGCGCCTGGAGCACGGCATCGGCGGGTTTGTGGCGCGGGGCGAGGTGCTGGCGGCGGTGGCCAGCTACGAAGGCCGGCCGGTAGCCCAGCCGGCGGACCTGACGATTCAGGTGAATGACCTGTTTGGCTGCGGCGGCCAGCGCACCATCGAGCAGGACGCGGGCTTTGGCCTGCGCCAGATAGTAGACATTGCCCTCAAGGCCCTCTCGCCCGGCATCAACGACACCACCACGGCCATTATCTGCATCGACCACCTGGGGGCGCTGCTGGCCCTGTTGGCCAGCCGTCGTCTGCCCGGCCCCTTGCGCGCCGCCGACGACGAGGACCAAGTGCGGGTGGTGGCCGTGCGCCCCACGTTCGGGCAGTTTGCTGCCAGCGCCTTCGACCAGATTCGCAGCAGCGCCGACGGCAACGTGGGTGTGTACCTGCGCCTGCTCAAGTCGCTGGCCACCGTGGGGCAGCGCACCCAGCTGCCGGAGCGCCGGCTGGCCCTGCGTCAGCAAGCCGAGCTGGTGGGCGAAGCCGCCCAGCGTACCCTGGCCACCGCCTACGAAAAAGACCAGGTGCGCGAGCGGCTGGCGCAGCTGCTTCCGCAGCTAGCTTAG
- a CDS encoding cation:proton antiporter, translating to MQLYNTLALLLVVAAVFGYLNHRFLKLPGVIGLMILALVSSLGAIGLGKLGVDWVVQAGHLVRSIDFHAVLMDIMLSFLLFAGALHVDVGALGRQGLAIGVMATLGILLSTFLIGTAFYYLLPLFGQQIDYIYCLLFGVLISPTDPIAVLGILKEARIDKSLEIRIVGESLFNDGIAVVVFISLFQIAQFGAEKATPGVIGHLFLVEAVGGIILGAVLGYAAYWALRTIDNYQVEVMITLALVMGGTALATRLHTSGPLAIVVAGLIVGSKGRSLGMSDITREYLDKFWEILDEILNAVLFVLIGLEMLILDISRTTLLVGVVTIGLVLVARWVSVGVPLVLLQRFYPFDRQTLRVLTWGGLRGGISVALALSLPQSMPRDLLVGVTYVVVIFSIIVQGLSIGPLVKKLGLSTGPAEDSNTAH from the coding sequence ATGCAATTATATAATACCCTGGCCCTGCTTCTCGTGGTAGCCGCCGTGTTTGGCTACCTTAACCACCGCTTCCTGAAGTTGCCGGGCGTCATCGGGCTGATGATTTTGGCGCTGGTTTCCTCGCTGGGGGCCATTGGGCTGGGCAAGCTGGGCGTGGACTGGGTGGTGCAGGCCGGCCACTTGGTGCGCAGCATCGACTTTCACGCCGTGCTCATGGACATTATGCTGAGCTTCCTGCTCTTTGCCGGGGCGCTGCACGTGGACGTGGGGGCGCTGGGCCGGCAGGGCCTGGCCATCGGGGTCATGGCCACGTTGGGCATTCTGCTCTCCACCTTTCTGATTGGCACGGCCTTTTACTACCTGCTGCCGCTGTTCGGGCAGCAAATCGACTACATCTACTGTCTGCTGTTCGGGGTGCTCATCTCGCCCACCGACCCCATTGCCGTGCTGGGCATTCTCAAGGAGGCGCGCATCGACAAGAGCCTGGAAATCCGCATCGTGGGCGAGTCGCTCTTCAACGACGGCATTGCCGTGGTGGTGTTCATCAGCCTGTTCCAGATTGCGCAGTTCGGGGCCGAAAAGGCCACGCCGGGCGTGATTGGGCACCTGTTTCTGGTGGAGGCGGTGGGCGGCATCATACTGGGCGCGGTGCTGGGCTACGCGGCCTACTGGGCCCTGCGCACCATCGACAACTACCAGGTGGAAGTGATGATTACGCTGGCCCTGGTGATGGGCGGCACGGCCCTGGCCACCCGCCTGCACACCTCGGGGCCGCTGGCTATTGTAGTGGCGGGCCTGATTGTGGGCAGCAAGGGCCGGAGCCTGGGCATGTCGGACATCACGCGCGAGTACCTCGACAAGTTCTGGGAGATTCTGGACGAGATTCTCAACGCCGTGCTGTTCGTGCTCATCGGGTTGGAAATGCTCATTCTCGACATCAGCCGCACCACGCTGCTGGTGGGAGTGGTGACCATCGGGCTGGTGCTGGTAGCCCGTTGGGTGTCGGTGGGCGTGCCGCTGGTGCTGCTCCAGCGCTTCTACCCCTTCGACCGCCAGACGCTGCGGGTGCTGACCTGGGGCGGGCTGCGGGGCGGCATCTCGGTGGCCCTGGCGTTGTCGCTGCCCCAGTCCATGCCCCGCGACCTGCTGGTGGGCGTGACCTACGTGGTGGTGATTTTCAGCATCATCGTGCAGGGCCTGAGCATCGGGCCGCTGGTGAAAAAGCTGGGCCTGAGCACGGGGCCGGCCGAAGACAGTAATACCGCCCATTAG